One window of Clarias gariepinus isolate MV-2021 ecotype Netherlands chromosome 21, CGAR_prim_01v2, whole genome shotgun sequence genomic DNA carries:
- the LOC128509311 gene encoding C-X-C motif chemokine 11-1-like: protein MLFPHGFFPQGRNGTHEDTKSRVERKIESQSKDTLLPRDFYLAPIPSVCAPHYQPSFTMKASNLTLVLLIIYGATVMFSEGRIGGTGERCLCQGAKLQKRVKPALVDKLEIFFPSASCSFTDIIVTLKNGRKFCLDPNKKQGRALLRGQKQNTEPKIPRGKKQKKNKQQN from the exons ATGTTGTTCCCACATGGGTTTTTCCCACAAGGAAGGAATGGCACACATGAAGATACAAAATCTCGGGTCGAAAGGAAAATTGAAAGTCAGTCCAAAGACACCCTCCTCcccagagatttttatttagctCCCATCCCATCGGTTTGTGCTCCACATTACCAGCCCAGCTTCACCATGAAAGCTTCAAATCTCACACTGGTGCTCTTGATCATCTATGGAGCCACTGTGATGTTTTCTGAAG GAAGGATAGGAGGAACAGGAGAGCGTTGTTTATGCCAAGGAGCAAAGCTGCAAAAGAGAGTTAAGCCTGCACTCGTGGACAAGCTAGAGATTTTCTTTCCAAGTGCCTCATGTTCATTTACTGATATTAT agtcactttaaaaaatggaagaaaatttTGCCTGGATCCAAATAAAAAGCAAGGCAGGGCGTTACTGAG GGGACAGAAGCAAAACACAGAACCCAAGATACCAAGAGgaaaaaagcagaagaaaaacaaacagcaaaactaA
- the LOC128509313 gene encoding C-X-C motif chemokine 11-6-like: protein MIMNSAAVFLVFACLLTVHVEGQAKPSVRRCLCQVHMMEKVRLQRIDKIEVYPPSASCEKSEILVVLKNRADKICLNPESNFVKKNIMKVIEKRNKIQKNSSH, encoded by the exons ATGATAATGAATTCTGCTGCAGTTTTCCTTGTGTTTGCCTGCCTACTTACTGTTCATGTAGAAG GACAGGCCAAGCCCAGTGTAAGGAGGTGTTTGTGTCAGGTTCATATGATGGAAAAGGTCCGTCTGCAACGTATTGACAAGATTGAAGTTTACCCTCCTAGTGCATCTTGTGAAAAATCTGAAATCTT AGTTGTTCTGAAGAATCGTGCTGATAAAATATGTCTGAATCCGGAATCTAATTTTGTCAAGAAAAACATCATGAAGGTCATTGAAAAAAG gaacAAAATCCAGAAAAACAGCTCTCATTAG
- the LOC128509320 gene encoding interleukin-8-like encodes MSRSVLLLLLGCWMCASFCTAFRMERSERCLCQKSYRIHPKNIFEWKLYPPSASCMAYEIVVTTTSGRKTCLLSASKAWKFIMSGQRGPI; translated from the exons ATGAGCCGATCcgttctgctgctgctgcttggATGTTGGATGTGTGCTTCATTTTGTACAG CATTCCGAATGGAGAGATCTGAGCGCTGTCTCTGTCAGAAGTCCTACAGAATCCATCCCAAGAACATCTTTGAATGGAAACTATATCCACCAAGTGCATCGTGCATGGCTTATGAGATTGT GGTGACGACCACATCTGGTAGAAAAACTTGCCTCCTTTCAGCCTCGAAGGCATGGAAGTTCATAATGAGTGGACAGCGCGGACCAATATaa